The following coding sequences are from one Mugil cephalus isolate CIBA_MC_2020 chromosome 9, CIBA_Mcephalus_1.1, whole genome shotgun sequence window:
- the pxylp1 gene encoding 2-phosphoxylose phosphatase 1 isoform X1, which yields MLARNRFLLLLVVGGAALAIISLSLQFLNLMPATPIDVQQPFQASEGGVGVPQGKSRKRVFPVPHTQEPDPISEAYGYCNTPNRTEQAWEGHSPADYKLLSVQVMIRHGDRYPLYSIPKTKRPTIDCTLSSSRKPSHPLLNSFISHMGQGARGHWESPLGSVPRLPSHSACEMGELTQTGVVQHLRNGQLLLHAYKHHNFLPPGWSPRQVWVETTGKSRTLQSGLAFLYGFLPNFDWTKLTVRHQWSTLFCGSACDCPARNKYLEEEQRRQYRLRVADTELERTYADMARILGLPTRQLRAANPIDSLLCHLCHDLSFPCAPVGDSGTGGCLTMAQFAVIRRQQLDDEADRRRAGLYRKYAILAMYPYLNRTATKMERVAKGNEAGRQSRVGGEEVFTLSSAHDVTVAPLLSALGLEEARFPRFAARIVFELWKSPVVTQGQGKKRSGKGEKSKTKDGELFIRVLYNGEDVTFHTTFCRSHDRHAGQPLCPLKNFLSFVRRDMFSVVNATSYKEACYRRPG from the exons ATGCTGGCTCGTAACcgcttcctgctgctcctggtGGTGGGCGGGGCAGCGCTGGCCATCATCAGCCTGAGCCTCCAGTTTT TGAACCTGATGCCCGCCACTCCCATAGATGTGCAGCAGCCTTTCCAGGCTTCAGAGGGAGGTGTCGGGGTTCCTCAGGGGAAGAGCAGAAAGCGAGTCTTCCCGGTGCCCCACACCCAGGAGCCCGATCCCATATCTGAGGCTTACGGCTACTGCAATACCCCAAACCGCACTGAACAGGCCTGGGAGG GTCACAGTCCTGCTGACTACAAGCTGCTGTCTGTCCAGGTGATGATTCGCCATGGTGACCGCTATCCACTTTACTCCATTCCCAAGACCAAGCGACCCACCATCGACTGCACTCTGTCCAGCAGCAG GAAACCCTCTCACCCACTGCTCAACTCCTTCATTAGTCACATGGGCCAAGGGGCTCGTGGCCACTGGGAGTCACCACTGGGCTCTGTTCCCCGTCTGCCCAGCCACAGCGCCTGTGAGATGGGAGAACTCACGCAAACAG GTGTGGTGCAGCACCTGCGCAACgggcagctcctcctccacgccTACAAACACCACAATTTCCTCCCCCCTGGTTGGTCGCCCCGCCAGGTGTGGGTGGAGACCACAGGGAAGAGTCGCACCCTCCAGAGCGGACTGGCCTTCCTCTACGGCTTCCTGCCCAACTTTGACTGGACGAAGCTGACCGTGCGCCACCAGTGGAGCACGTTGTTCTGCGGTTCGGCGTGCGACTGCCCCGCCAGGAACAAatacctggaggaggagcagaggaggcagTATCGGCTCAGAGTGGCCGACACTGAACTGGAGAGAACTTACGCCGACATGGCGCGAATCCTGGGTCTTCCCACCCGCCAGCTCCGAGCTGCGAACCCCATAGATTCCTTGCTGTGCCACCTGTGCCACGACCTTTCTTTCCCGTGTGCTCCCGTGGGAGATAGCGGCACTGGTGGATGCCTGACGATGGCACAGTTTGCCGTAATTCGTCGGCAGCAGCTGGACGATGAGGCGGATCGGAGGAGAGCGGGGCTGTATCGTAAGTACGCAATCCTGGCCATGTACCCCTACCTCAACCGCACCGCCACCAAGATGGAGCGGGTCGCTAAGGGCAACGAGGCCGGCCGACAGTCTCGCGTAGGAGGCGAGGAGGTCTTCACTCTGTCCTCAGCTCACGATGTCACCGTGGCTCCGTTGCTCAGCGCCCTTGGCCTGGAGGAGGCCAGGTTCCCGCGTTTTGCGGCGAGAATAGTCTTTGAGCTGTGGAAGAGTCCTGTCGTCACACAAGGGCAGGGAAAAAAGAGATCTGGAAAAGGTGAGAAGTCAAAGACAAAAGATGGTGAACTGTTCATCAGGGTGCTGTACAACGGCGAGGACGTGACATTTCACACCACCTTCTGTCGCTCCCACGACCGCCACGCCGGCCAGCCGCTCTGCCCTCTGAAAAACTTCCTGTCTTTCGTCAGGAGAGACATGTTCAGTGTCGTCAATGCAACTTCCTACAAGGAGGCCTGCTACAGGCGCCCTGGttga
- the pxylp1 gene encoding 2-phosphoxylose phosphatase 1 isoform X2, whose product MVSPVAVHLLFFLISVNLMPATPIDVQQPFQASEGGVGVPQGKSRKRVFPVPHTQEPDPISEAYGYCNTPNRTEQAWEGHSPADYKLLSVQVMIRHGDRYPLYSIPKTKRPTIDCTLSSSRKPSHPLLNSFISHMGQGARGHWESPLGSVPRLPSHSACEMGELTQTGVVQHLRNGQLLLHAYKHHNFLPPGWSPRQVWVETTGKSRTLQSGLAFLYGFLPNFDWTKLTVRHQWSTLFCGSACDCPARNKYLEEEQRRQYRLRVADTELERTYADMARILGLPTRQLRAANPIDSLLCHLCHDLSFPCAPVGDSGTGGCLTMAQFAVIRRQQLDDEADRRRAGLYRKYAILAMYPYLNRTATKMERVAKGNEAGRQSRVGGEEVFTLSSAHDVTVAPLLSALGLEEARFPRFAARIVFELWKSPVVTQGQGKKRSGKGEKSKTKDGELFIRVLYNGEDVTFHTTFCRSHDRHAGQPLCPLKNFLSFVRRDMFSVVNATSYKEACYRRPG is encoded by the exons ATGGTCTCCCCAGTCGCCGTAcaccttctcttcttcctcataTCTG TGAACCTGATGCCCGCCACTCCCATAGATGTGCAGCAGCCTTTCCAGGCTTCAGAGGGAGGTGTCGGGGTTCCTCAGGGGAAGAGCAGAAAGCGAGTCTTCCCGGTGCCCCACACCCAGGAGCCCGATCCCATATCTGAGGCTTACGGCTACTGCAATACCCCAAACCGCACTGAACAGGCCTGGGAGG GTCACAGTCCTGCTGACTACAAGCTGCTGTCTGTCCAGGTGATGATTCGCCATGGTGACCGCTATCCACTTTACTCCATTCCCAAGACCAAGCGACCCACCATCGACTGCACTCTGTCCAGCAGCAG GAAACCCTCTCACCCACTGCTCAACTCCTTCATTAGTCACATGGGCCAAGGGGCTCGTGGCCACTGGGAGTCACCACTGGGCTCTGTTCCCCGTCTGCCCAGCCACAGCGCCTGTGAGATGGGAGAACTCACGCAAACAG GTGTGGTGCAGCACCTGCGCAACgggcagctcctcctccacgccTACAAACACCACAATTTCCTCCCCCCTGGTTGGTCGCCCCGCCAGGTGTGGGTGGAGACCACAGGGAAGAGTCGCACCCTCCAGAGCGGACTGGCCTTCCTCTACGGCTTCCTGCCCAACTTTGACTGGACGAAGCTGACCGTGCGCCACCAGTGGAGCACGTTGTTCTGCGGTTCGGCGTGCGACTGCCCCGCCAGGAACAAatacctggaggaggagcagaggaggcagTATCGGCTCAGAGTGGCCGACACTGAACTGGAGAGAACTTACGCCGACATGGCGCGAATCCTGGGTCTTCCCACCCGCCAGCTCCGAGCTGCGAACCCCATAGATTCCTTGCTGTGCCACCTGTGCCACGACCTTTCTTTCCCGTGTGCTCCCGTGGGAGATAGCGGCACTGGTGGATGCCTGACGATGGCACAGTTTGCCGTAATTCGTCGGCAGCAGCTGGACGATGAGGCGGATCGGAGGAGAGCGGGGCTGTATCGTAAGTACGCAATCCTGGCCATGTACCCCTACCTCAACCGCACCGCCACCAAGATGGAGCGGGTCGCTAAGGGCAACGAGGCCGGCCGACAGTCTCGCGTAGGAGGCGAGGAGGTCTTCACTCTGTCCTCAGCTCACGATGTCACCGTGGCTCCGTTGCTCAGCGCCCTTGGCCTGGAGGAGGCCAGGTTCCCGCGTTTTGCGGCGAGAATAGTCTTTGAGCTGTGGAAGAGTCCTGTCGTCACACAAGGGCAGGGAAAAAAGAGATCTGGAAAAGGTGAGAAGTCAAAGACAAAAGATGGTGAACTGTTCATCAGGGTGCTGTACAACGGCGAGGACGTGACATTTCACACCACCTTCTGTCGCTCCCACGACCGCCACGCCGGCCAGCCGCTCTGCCCTCTGAAAAACTTCCTGTCTTTCGTCAGGAGAGACATGTTCAGTGTCGTCAATGCAACTTCCTACAAGGAGGCCTGCTACAGGCGCCCTGGttga